One Nitrospira sp. DNA window includes the following coding sequences:
- a CDS encoding ABC transporter, RND-adapter-like protein produces the protein MFQHNEHVTKIGWIGLSLLMVAGCGQGQEPSRPGEVPPATAVQPAIQAVVIEVKPSQVPVTVEVTGQVAAIYQATLASRIQGTIDELLVREGSLVRKGQTLLVLDNRDLRAELARVTAELDNADAHLTRMKELYRKDAVSKQELENAMRSFRVAEAGRRAVLAQLSYTIVKAPFDGVITEKKVERGELASPGQPLLRIENPDQLRLEATVAEGDIRAVSVGASIPIVIDALGSVPFKGTVSQILPAGDPQTHTFTMKVDLPKTAGLKSGMFGRLRLEKGMSHTLFLPKSAFIERGELAGLFVVGSDQIARLRWVKVGRTLEQGVEVLSGVNVGERVMVDGTKGREGALVQDMTAVALPHNG, from the coding sequence GTGTTCCAGCATAACGAGCATGTGACGAAGATCGGATGGATTGGGCTGAGCCTGCTTATGGTGGCGGGCTGTGGGCAGGGACAGGAACCGTCCCGGCCTGGAGAGGTCCCGCCGGCGACGGCGGTTCAGCCGGCTATCCAGGCCGTGGTGATCGAGGTGAAGCCCAGCCAGGTTCCGGTCACGGTCGAGGTGACGGGACAGGTAGCGGCCATTTACCAGGCGACCCTGGCAAGCCGTATCCAGGGAACGATCGACGAGCTCCTGGTGCGCGAGGGAAGCCTAGTGCGCAAAGGTCAAACCTTGTTGGTGCTCGACAATCGGGACCTGCGGGCGGAGTTGGCCCGGGTGACCGCGGAACTCGACAATGCCGACGCACACCTGACGCGCATGAAGGAGCTCTACCGCAAGGACGCCGTGTCCAAGCAAGAGTTGGAGAATGCCATGCGTTCCTTCAGAGTGGCCGAAGCCGGTCGCAGGGCCGTCCTGGCCCAGTTGAGTTATACGATAGTGAAAGCGCCGTTCGACGGCGTCATTACCGAGAAGAAGGTCGAAAGGGGGGAATTGGCTTCTCCCGGCCAACCGCTTCTTCGAATAGAGAATCCCGATCAGCTTCGCCTCGAAGCCACCGTCGCGGAGGGTGATATTCGCGCCGTGTCGGTCGGGGCGTCGATTCCCATTGTCATCGATGCGCTGGGGTCCGTCCCTTTCAAGGGGACGGTCTCGCAAATTCTTCCCGCCGGCGACCCGCAAACCCATACCTTCACCATGAAGGTGGATCTTCCCAAAACGGCTGGATTGAAGTCCGGCATGTTCGGGCGCCTCCGGCTTGAAAAGGGCATGAGTCACACGTTGTTCCTGCCGAAGTCGGCGTTCATCGAGCGGGGGGAACTGGCCGGCCTGTTCGTGGTCGGAAGCGACCAGATTGCGCGCCTACGGTGGGTCAAAGTCGGCCGCACCTTGGAGCAGGGCGTCGAAGTTCTGTCGGGGGTGAACGTCGGTGAGCGGGTGATGGTCGACGGTACCAAGGGCAGAGAGGGCGCCCTCGTGCAGGACATGACGGCGGTGGCGTTGCCGCACAACGGGTAA
- a CDS encoding Uncharacterized UPF0721 integral membrane protein — protein sequence MIDERAANQSNEAFRDDRSEKSRMIEQAVRSISAGVPIGLQLGATGTGGAILGVPMMVYIAGIPVQQATAMSLMIVAASSLLGAWEYGRRGLVKTKAAAAFSWTGMIGSWGGAFGHRLVRDEVLLLLFGFLLLLTRTLVMRQRTWSADTEREERCATRFPRTCWLKVGGMGLVVGHLQFGQVDWPLTGFVLLGSVAGMFLGVRLGAWLPPTAMSRITASITMTIGVSLIVVNPAKLLRLQG from the coding sequence GTGATCGACGAAAGAGCCGCCAACCAATCCAACGAGGCTTTCCGTGACGACCGTTCAGAAAAGTCCCGTATGATCGAACAGGCGGTACGTTCCATCTCGGCAGGAGTGCCGATCGGCTTGCAACTCGGGGCGACCGGGACCGGCGGCGCGATTCTGGGAGTGCCGATGATGGTATATATCGCCGGCATCCCTGTGCAACAGGCGACGGCGATGTCCCTGATGATCGTGGCGGCCTCCTCGCTGTTGGGAGCCTGGGAATATGGTCGGCGGGGATTGGTCAAAACCAAGGCCGCCGCGGCGTTCAGTTGGACCGGCATGATCGGGTCTTGGGGCGGCGCCTTCGGCCACCGCCTGGTGCGGGACGAAGTCCTGTTGCTGTTGTTCGGCTTCCTCCTCTTGCTCACCAGGACCCTGGTCATGCGGCAACGGACGTGGTCGGCTGACACCGAGCGGGAAGAACGTTGTGCGACCCGTTTCCCGCGGACCTGTTGGCTGAAGGTCGGTGGTATGGGACTGGTGGTGGGGCATCTGCAATTCGGACAGGTCGATTGGCCGCTGACGGGCTTCGTGCTCCTGGGCAGTGTGGCAGGGATGTTTCTGGGCGTGAGGCTCGGGGCGTGGCTGCCGCCGACTGCCATGAGCCGGATCACCGCATCCATCACGATGACGATCGGCGTCAGTTTGATCGTCGTCAACCCGGCCAAACTGCTTCGGTTGCAAGGCTGA